ACTAAATTTACGATAATCTATTAATGGGACTCAAAACTATATATGGAGAATGCAATATATCATTCTATGATGTCAGCTAAGCAATTATTAGAAAAACAAACTATAATTTCTAATAATCTAGCAAATATTTCTACTAATGGTTTTAAAGAAAAATTTAATTATATATTACAGGATGAAAATACAAATAATTTATTTAATAATCATCATCCAATTATAAAAGAATATTATAATCTTTCTCCAGGTATATTACATCATACACAAAGAAATTTAGATTTATTTATTAAAGATGATGGTTGGTTAACAGTTAAAGATATAAATGGTGAAGAAGCATATACAAAAAACGGTCATTTAAAAATAAATGCAGCAAGAAAACTGACTATTCAAGATAATGAAGTAGTAGGACATAATTCTAATATAGAAATACCTGATAATGTAAATTTAAAAATTTTATCTAATGGAATTATTACTGTAATAGAAAAAAAGAATAAAAAAATTTTTACAAACCAAATAGGTGCATTAAAATTAGTTAGTCTTCCTTGGCAAAATCTAATACAAAAAGAAAATGGGTTATTTTATCTTAAAAAAGATTTCAAAAGTAACAAATATAGTCATATTATTAATCATAATAATAATATACGTGTGCAAGCAGGATTTTTAGAATCTAGCAATGTAAATACTTCAAAAAACATGATAGAAATGATATCTAATGCTAGACAGTTTGAAATGCAAATGAAAATGATATCTACGTGTGATCAAAATTTTGAATATGCTAATCAATTAATTAATATAAACAATTAAAAAGGAGAAAAAAATATGATTCCTTCTTTATGGATTGCTAAAACAGGACTAGATGCTCAACAAATTAATATGAATGTTATTTCTAATAATTTAGCAAATGTTAGTACTAACGGATTTAAACGTTCTAGAGCTGTTTTTGAAGATTTAATGTATCAAACAGTAAGGCAAGCAGGAACAAACTCATCTATTGATACAAATTTGCCATCAGGACTACAGATCGGTACTGGAGTGAGACCAGTTGCTACAGAAAGAATTCATAGTCAAGGTAACCTTTCTAAAACAGATTCTAGAAAAGATGTCGCAATCAACGGACCTGGTTTTTTTCAAGTACAATTACCAGATGGAAATATGGCGTATACTAGAGATGGTTCTTTTCAATTTGACCAAAATGGTCAATTAGTCACTAACAGTGGTTTTCCTATTATACCTGAAATTACTATTCCTGCTAATGCTTTAAATCTAAATATAGCAAGAGATGGTGTAGTTAGTGTTACTGTGCAAGGACAAACTCAACCTATTTTTCTTGGTCAATTGAATTTAATTAATTTTATTAATCATTCTGGATTAGAAAGTTTGGGAGAAAATTTATATCAAGAAACTCAGGCATCTGGGACACCCATCGATACTACTCCTGGTTTAAACGGTACAGGTTTATTATATCAAGGATATGTTGAAACTTCAAATGTGAATGTTGCTGAAGAACTAGTTAATATGATTCAAACTCAAAGAGCATATGAAATAAATAGTAAATCTATTAATACATCTGATCAAATGTTACAAAAATTGTCACAATTATAATATATTCTACTTCTATATTATTTTTAAAAATAGGTTAAGAAAAAACTTTTATTTATTGAACGTCTATTATTAAAGGTAACTTTTTCGTGATAAAGTTATTTATCTGTCAATTTAAATATTATTTAACTGCTTTATTTTTATTAACTATTCAGAGCTGTGCATCAGTGCCATATCAACCTCTAGTGGAAGGTGTAACAACAGCTGTAGCACCTAATATTTTACCCAAAATAGTAAATGGTTCTTTATTTCAAGAAAGAACACCTATAAACCCAGGTTATCAACCATTATTTGAAGATCACCGTCCACATAATATTGGTGATACTATAACTGTTGTATTACAAGAAAATATAAGTGCTAGTAATAGTTCTGCTTCCAATATGAGCCGAGATGGAAGTGCTAATCTAGGAATTACAATAGCACCTAGTCAATTCAATCCGATTTTAGGTTTTGATTCAAAAGACAATAAAACTGGATTAGATAGTATAGGAAAAAACGTCTTTTCTGGGACAGGTAGTAATTCAGCTGAAAATAAATTTACTGGTCTAATTACTGTTACTGTAAAACAAGTATTACCGAATGGAAACTTAAAAGTTGTTGGAGAAAAACAGGTAGCCATTAATGAAGGAACAGAATTTATTCGTTTTTCAGGTGTGATAAATCCTAATAACATTAGTAAAAATAACTTAGTAGCATCTACTCAAATATCTGATACGCGTATTGAATATTTAAATAATGGACGTATTCATGATATTCAAAAAATGGGATGGTTGCAAAGATTCTTACTAAAAATTTCTCCTATATAGATATTTGAACAAAAAAATAATTGAAAAAATATCCAAAAAATTATATATCCTCTAAAATAATATTAATTTTCATAAAGGACTCTATTTGTCCTTTATGATAAACATATAAAATATTTTAAAAAATAAAAAATTTTTACATAATGAGAATATTTATTGAAAATAATATATTTGTATACTATAACACTTTTAAAAAAGTGAATTGATAAAGGTTTTCTATGTCTAAAATAATATCATCATTAAAATTTATTATTTTTCTTTTAATAAGTTTATCTCTTCCTGTGTATGCTGAAAAAATACGTGATTTAACTAGTATTGAAGGAATTCGAGATAATCAGCTGATCGGTTATGGTTTAATAGTAGGTTTAGATGGCACAGGAGATCAATCAATACAAGCACCATTCACAAGTCAATCACTCAATAATATGTTAGCTCAATTAGGAGTTAGCATTTCACCAAATACTAATATGCAATTAAAAAATGTAGCTGCAGTAATAGTAACTGCAAATTTGCCTCCATTTAGTCATGCAGGTGAACAAATAGATGTTTTTGTTTCATCTATAGGAAATGCTAAAAGTCTGAGAGGCGGTACATTATTAATGACTCCATTAAAAGGTACTGATAATCAAATTTATGCTCTGGCTCAAGGTAACATATTAGTATCTGAAAAAAATAACTCTATAAAAAAGTTTAATTATATTCATGTAAATCAGGTTAATTCTGGAAAAATTCATCGTGGTGCAACAATCGAACGTGAGATCAAAAATAATTTTGGAAAAAAAAATACAATTAATCTCCAACTAAATACAGAAGATTTCATTACGGCACAACGTATCAGTGATATGATTAATATAAAATATCCCGATACAGCTACACCTATTAATTCTAAAACAGTACAACTGAATACTTCACCTAATAACGATGTACAAGTTCACATGCTTTCTAATATTCAAAATATCGATATTTCTTTACCATCTCAAGAGGCAAAAGTTATATTAAATTCTCGTACTGGTTCTATTGTAGTTAATCAAGAAGTAAAACTAGGAACATGCGTAGTTTCTAACGGAAATATATCAATAATTGTACATGAAATAATTAATAAAAAAAGAGATCTTAATTTTTTAAAAGATTTTAAAAAAAATATAAAAAAAGAATCTTATTCAGAAGATATAATAAATCAAAATTACATGGAGAACATTTCTTTAAATCAAAAAAATTTGAATAATATAGTGAGAGCTTTAAATATATTAGGTTCTACAACTAGTGAACTTATGTCTATTTTACAATCAATGAAAAGCGCTGGTTGTCTTAATGCTAAATTGGAAATCATTTAATGAACAATAATTTATTATTATTTAATATATCAAATTATGGTACAAAATTTATTCATGAATTAAAATATCAAGTTCATAATAATGCAAAAAAATATTCATTGCAAACTGCGAAAGAAGTAGAAGGTGTCTTTATTCAAATATTACTTAAAAGTATGAGAAGTTCTTTATCAAAAGATAACTTAATAGATAACAACCAAAGTCGTCTTTATACAGATATTTATGATCAAGAATTATCAAAAATATTAAGTAAAAAAGGAATGGGATTAACTAATATCATTTTAAAACAACTTCAAAAAACACAAAAAACATAAAAAAATATATGGAATATAATTAAAATATACTATTTTATCGTAATAAATATAATTTATTACAAATTATATCAAAAAGGGAAGAATTATGAGTTCTATATTTAACACTGCCATTGCTGGTATAAATGCAATGAGAATTATGATTGAAAAAACTACTAATAAAATTAACCATCCAGATGAAAATAACAATGTAGAAAAACGTATTTTTTTAGAAAATACAGCACAAGATTCTAGTGTCAATACTGCAGTAAAAGTAAAAGAAATTTACGATAATTATAATGATTTTATTACTGAAGAAAAAAGAAAAACAAATGTACAAGTACAAGATGAACAAACTAAAATTGAACAATTATTAAAACTAGAAGACTTATTGTGTGAAAAATCAAATATTTTTAATGAATTAATTAATGATCTATACGAACAAATAGAAAAAGATGTTGCATTAGATAAAAAAAATATTATTAATAGTAATATAAAAGAAAAATCAAATAATATTATTACTGAATTAAAAGATTTTGATAGAAAATTAAAATTTCTAGAAAAAGATATTAAAACATCAGTAATTAATAAAGTACAAAAAGTTAATTCTTTAATTGATCAAATTCATGATGCAACTATTGATATTCGTTTTTTTCCTATTTTGAAGATACCTAACAGAATTCAAGGTTTTATTGATAAAAGAGATGATTTAGTCGATGAACTAAATAATTTAGTTGGTGTTAAAGTTGTTAAGGGTAATGATAGTTATAAAATTTATTTAAATAATGGAATATGTATTATTAACAATAATCAAAAACAAAACTTAATTCCATTAACATCTAAATCTGATGATAGATATATTAGTGTAGGATACATTGATAAAGATGAAAATAGAGTAAAAAAAATAGAAGATATGATTCCTAGTGCTTCTTTAGGTGCTCTTTTAAAATTTCGCAGAGAAGAATTAACTAATGCAAGAAATAAAATTGGACAATTAACAGTCAATTTTGCTGATAGTATAAATTCTTATCACACATTAGGATATGATGTATTTGAACATGTTGGCAAACAAATTTTTAATATCAGCAATCCAGAAATTATAGCTAGTTCAACTAATCATTCATCCCCTATAACGTCTGCACAATGGGTTTCTACTAGTAATTCTAAAGATACTGATTATATTTTATACTTTAAAAACAATAATTGGAACGTCAGAAGATTATCTGATCATACTTCAGTTCAACCTAATATACGTAGAGAAAATAATAATTTATTAATCACTTTTGATGGACTTGAATTTTTAATACAAGGTCAGAATGAAGATGGTGATATTTACATGATTAAACCATATTCTAAAACACTAGAACAATTAGATCTATTAATCGAAGAAAATGAACCTTTTTCATTTTCATCTGCAAATAAAATAAATAATCAAAAGAAAAATGTTTTAGTCAATCATCAAGAAACACTTGATGAATCTTATCAAAAATTTTCAAAATCTATAGCTTATAAATGTAATTTACTTGAAGAAGAGTTACCTTTCAAAAAAAATATGATTAAAATACTTGATGATAAAAAACTTTCCATGTCAAGTGATCTTGAAAAAGACTATCAAAATTTAAATTATCAACAAGAGTGTTATCTTGCTAACGTTAAAGTTTTAGAAACAGCAGAACGAATTTTTAATGAAATAATTGAATGCTATAGCTAATTAACTAATTTTAAAATTATATCTTTAAAAAAAATAAAAACTTACTTTTAAAGTAAGTTTTTATTTTTTACAAGTATAAATATATAAAAAATATTAATACATGTATTAAATTTTTTTTTTAGGTTTAAAAACAGGAGAATTAGAAAAATTTTTTGCAGAGTGTGCTCCTGCTGAATTTTTTATTTTAATATTTGATTCTCTTAAAAATAAATTAGAATTTATGACTTTCTTTTTTTCTTTTAAATATAGTTCTGTAGAGATCTTAGTAATGGGAGCACTAGATTGATTTTTTTTATTAAAAATAAATGTATTTTTCTTTTTAGGAATTAGTATATATTTACATTTTATGTTTTTTTTAATTTGTTTTTTAAATTTTGAATATTTTTTCAATGAATCGAGTTCGCTTGTTATTTTTTTTATTTGATCATAATCATTCTTAATTTCTTTCTTTTTTAACTTTTTTTCTGATAAAATTGGATATGAAACTAAATTGTTTTTTTCAAAAATAGAAAATGAATTTATTTTTTTTTTCAATATGTTTTTTTTGTTTTTTTTTATTCCATCTAATGAAATAATTGAATATTTAATCCAAACTTTACTAAAAGCTAATTCTAATGAAAAAACTGAAGATTTAATTGAAACAGGACATACGAGTGGATAAAAATTTAAATGATTATTCTTAATACTCCTTTTTTTTAATATTTTAGAAGCAGTAAAAACTGGATAAACAATATTATCATGTTCTATGATTTTATTCTTATTTAAATTATTTATAACAGTCTTTTGGGATATATTTTTTTTATTTTCTATATTATAAAAAAAATTATATTCACTTATAAAATAAAATTGATTTTTTTTCATATAATTATTATAAATCTGACTGAAAGTAAAACAATCATTTTTAAATACTTTAATATCTGAATCTTTTGAAAATGAATTTTGAATATTTTTACTATTAACATTGAATTTATTGTCTTTTTTCTCTCTATCACTATAAGAAGATTTATTATTTTTATTTAGAGAATGATATTTTTTTTTTATATATATGTTGTTTTTATTCTGATAAGTATGATTCTTAATGAATTCACTTGTTGTTAAAATATATCTCATTAAAACAGAACGTTTTAACCAAGTTATTATTTTTAAAATAAAATTATTATTTAATAAAATCTTATAAAATTTACTATTAATCTTATTTTTTTTTAAAATATTTTCTTTTTCTTTTTTTGTTTTATTAATTTTATTATTCGTTAAAATAAAATTTTTCAAAACTAATTTTTCTTTTTGTTTTTTTTGAATAACGTTTTCTTTCAATGTATGAGAAAATTTTCTTTTTTTAGTATCAGAAAGATAATAACTCATTGAATTGATATTTTCACCTTTTCTTATTCTAGAAACAGAATAATGTGGAGTTTTCATATTTTTACTCGGAACAATGATAGTTTTTCCACCACGTTGACGTTTTTCAATAGCATGTACTGCATCTCTTTTTTCATTTAATAAATAACAGGCTATTTCTATAGGTACAATAGCATGCACTTCATATGTATTCTCTTTCAGAGCTTCTTCTTCAATTAAACGTAAAATAGATAATGATAAAGATTCATTATCTCTAATAGTTCCAGTTCCTGTACATCTAGGACAAATATGATAATTAGATTCACCTAAAGAAGAACTTAATCGTTGTCTCGACATTTCCAACAAACCAAATTTAGAAATCTGACCAATTTGAATCTTTGCTCTATCTTCCCGTGCAATCTCACGTAATCTATTTTCAATAGCTCTCTGATGACTAACCGGAGTCATATCTATAAAATCAATAACAATTAAACCCCCTAAATCTCTTAAACGTAATTGACGAGAAATTTCATCTACTGCTTCAAGATTAGTATTAAATGCTGTAGACTCAATATCTATACCACTTGTAGAGCGAGCAGAATTAATATCAATAGCAGTTAATGCTTCAGTACTATCTACCATAATTGATCCACCTGAAGGCAATCTTACTTGTCTTTGAAAAGCAGAATCTATCTGTGTTTCAATCTGAAAATGTCTGAACAGTGGAATTGCTCCAGTATATAGTTTGATCTTATTAATAAAATCTGGCCGGCCTAAAAAAGTAATATGTTCTCGTGCGAAATCTAGCATTAAAGGATTATCAATTAAAATCTCTCCAATGTCTTGCCGTAAATAATCTCTAAAAGCACGTACAATTACATTACTTTCTTGATGAATCAAAAATGGTGCTGTTCGTTGTTGTGCTATTATTTGAATCGTCTCCCAATGCTGTAATCTAAGTGATAAATCCCATTTTAATGATTCTATCGATTTTCCGGCACCTGCAGTCCGAATTATGACACTCATATCTTCAGGTAATTTTAATGAAGTTAATAACTCTTTTAAAAGAGTTCTATCACTTCCTTCAATTCTTCTTGATATTCCACCAGCTTTCGGATTATTTGGCATAAGTACTAAATAACTACCTGCCAAACTGATAAAAGTCGTTAAAGCTGCTCCTTTAGTACCGCGTTCTTCTCTATTTATTTGAATAATAACTTCTTGACCTTCTTGCAAAATATCTTTTATATTTACACGTGAATTATAAATATATTTTTTCGGAAAATAATTTTTAGAAATTTCTCGTAATGGTAAAAAACCATGTTTTTCTTCACCATAATCTACAAAAGCAGCTTCTAAACTAGGTTCAATTCGAGCAATCTTTCCTTTATATATATTTGATTTTTTTTGTTCTGATCCAGAATTTTCTATATCAAGATCATATAAACGCTGACCATCAACAAGTGCTACACGCAACTCTTCCTGCTGAGTGGCATTAATTAACATTCTTTTCATTGTAACTTTTTCTCTCTTATTTTTATAAATAAGTAAATACATCAACAGGAAATACAAACTGGAAAAAAATTCTTATTATCATATAATGACTTTTATTTGAAATACCTATAAAAATAAGCTTTTTATAAAAAATTAAATAAAAAGAAGTTCAAAATATAAATATATAAAAAAATTAGTATATTCATAATATATTTTTTATAAAATAATTATTTTTTACACGATCAAATTTATTACTAATACTATATTTTATTCTAATAAATTTAATTAATATATTTATATAAATAATTATATTATAATAAATAAAAAATTAAAAAAATTACTGAATAAAATAGAGATTTTTTTAATGAAATATAAAACACTACCTGTATCTATAATATATATTAATGAAGATATGATGAATCAAAGAATAGATAATTTTATGCATAATCGATTTAAAAATGTGCCTAAAAGTATGATATATCGAATTATCAGAACAGGAAAAATTAGAATTAACAAAAAAAGAATTCAACCCTATTATAAATTAAATATTGGAGATATACTTAGAATTCCACCAATAAAAATATCATATAATTTCAAAAATAATATTTTTCCTTTAAAAGATGCTGAAATTTTATTAAATAGTATCTTGTATGAAGATAATGATTTATTGATTATTAATAAACCTTCTGGAATTGCAGTACACGGGGGAAGTGGATTCAATTTTGGAGTGATAGAGTATTTCAGAAAGTTACGTCCACTAAATAAATTTCTTGAACTCGTTCATCGTATTGATCGTGAGACATCAGGCGTATTAATATTAGCAAAAAAACGTACATGTTTAACTTCTTTACATGAGCAATTAAGAGAGAAAAAAATAAAAAAAGAATACTTAGCATTAGTACATGGTTTATGGCCTATTCATAGAAAAAAAATTGTTAACTCTTTATTAAAAACAAAATTACAAAATAAACAAAAAAAAGTTTTAATTGACCCTCTTGGCAAACCTTCAGAAACTTATTTTAAAATAAAAAAACAATTTTCTTCATCCACACTACTTTCAATTATTCCTAAAACTGGTCGAACACATCAAATCCGAGTACATACTGCACATATCGGACATCCTATAATATTTGATAAACGTTACGGTGAAAGTTATTTAGATATTAATATAAAAAATAAAATAAATATTAATAGACTTTTACTTCATTCTGCTGCAATTCATTTTATTCATCCAAATAATGGCAAAAAAATTTGTATTCAAGCACCCTTAGATGAAACTTTTAAAAGTTTCTTGAATAATATAGTATAGTTTATTTTAAATCATATATTTCATACTAATATGTTTCAATCACTGTTTAAATAATTATCTTAATACATTTAAG
The sequence above is a segment of the Buchnera aphidicola str. G002 (Myzus persicae) genome. Coding sequences within it:
- the flgF gene encoding flagellar basal-body rod protein FlgF, with the protein product MENAIYHSMMSAKQLLEKQTIISNNLANISTNGFKEKFNYILQDENTNNLFNNHHPIIKEYYNLSPGILHHTQRNLDLFIKDDGWLTVKDINGEEAYTKNGHLKINAARKLTIQDNEVVGHNSNIEIPDNVNLKILSNGIITVIEKKNKKIFTNQIGALKLVSLPWQNLIQKENGLFYLKKDFKSNKYSHIINHNNNIRVQAGFLESSNVNTSKNMIEMISNARQFEMQMKMISTCDQNFEYANQLININN
- the rne gene encoding ribonuclease E, coding for MKRMLINATQQEELRVALVDGQRLYDLDIENSGSEQKKSNIYKGKIARIEPSLEAAFVDYGEEKHGFLPLREISKNYFPKKYIYNSRVNIKDILQEGQEVIIQINREERGTKGAALTTFISLAGSYLVLMPNNPKAGGISRRIEGSDRTLLKELLTSLKLPEDMSVIIRTAGAGKSIESLKWDLSLRLQHWETIQIIAQQRTAPFLIHQESNVIVRAFRDYLRQDIGEILIDNPLMLDFAREHITFLGRPDFINKIKLYTGAIPLFRHFQIETQIDSAFQRQVRLPSGGSIMVDSTEALTAIDINSARSTSGIDIESTAFNTNLEAVDEISRQLRLRDLGGLIVIDFIDMTPVSHQRAIENRLREIAREDRAKIQIGQISKFGLLEMSRQRLSSSLGESNYHICPRCTGTGTIRDNESLSLSILRLIEEEALKENTYEVHAIVPIEIACYLLNEKRDAVHAIEKRQRGGKTIIVPSKNMKTPHYSVSRIRKGENINSMSYYLSDTKKRKFSHTLKENVIQKKQKEKLVLKNFILTNNKINKTKKEKENILKKNKINSKFYKILLNNNFILKIITWLKRSVLMRYILTTSEFIKNHTYQNKNNIYIKKKYHSLNKNNKSSYSDREKKDNKFNVNSKNIQNSFSKDSDIKVFKNDCFTFSQIYNNYMKKNQFYFISEYNFFYNIENKKNISQKTVINNLNKNKIIEHDNIVYPVFTASKILKKRSIKNNHLNFYPLVCPVSIKSSVFSLELAFSKVWIKYSIISLDGIKKNKKNILKKKINSFSIFEKNNLVSYPILSEKKLKKKEIKNDYDQIKKITSELDSLKKYSKFKKQIKKNIKCKYILIPKKKNTFIFNKKNQSSAPITKISTELYLKEKKKVINSNLFLRESNIKIKNSAGAHSAKNFSNSPVFKPKKKI
- a CDS encoding flagellar basal body L-ring protein FlgH; protein product: MIKLFICQFKYYLTALFLLTIQSCASVPYQPLVEGVTTAVAPNILPKIVNGSLFQERTPINPGYQPLFEDHRPHNIGDTITVVLQENISASNSSASNMSRDGSANLGITIAPSQFNPILGFDSKDNKTGLDSIGKNVFSGTGSNSAENKFTGLITVTVKQVLPNGNLKVVGEKQVAINEGTEFIRFSGVINPNNISKNNLVASTQISDTRIEYLNNGRIHDIQKMGWLQRFLLKISPI
- the flgG gene encoding flagellar basal-body rod protein FlgG; this encodes MIPSLWIAKTGLDAQQINMNVISNNLANVSTNGFKRSRAVFEDLMYQTVRQAGTNSSIDTNLPSGLQIGTGVRPVATERIHSQGNLSKTDSRKDVAINGPGFFQVQLPDGNMAYTRDGSFQFDQNGQLVTNSGFPIIPEITIPANALNLNIARDGVVSVTVQGQTQPIFLGQLNLINFINHSGLESLGENLYQETQASGTPIDTTPGLNGTGLLYQGYVETSNVNVAEELVNMIQTQRAYEINSKSINTSDQMLQKLSQL
- a CDS encoding rod-binding protein, yielding MNNNLLLFNISNYGTKFIHELKYQVHNNAKKYSLQTAKEVEGVFIQILLKSMRSSLSKDNLIDNNQSRLYTDIYDQELSKILSKKGMGLTNIILKQLQKTQKT
- a CDS encoding flagellar hook-associated protein FlgK encodes the protein MSSIFNTAIAGINAMRIMIEKTTNKINHPDENNNVEKRIFLENTAQDSSVNTAVKVKEIYDNYNDFITEEKRKTNVQVQDEQTKIEQLLKLEDLLCEKSNIFNELINDLYEQIEKDVALDKKNIINSNIKEKSNNIITELKDFDRKLKFLEKDIKTSVINKVQKVNSLIDQIHDATIDIRFFPILKIPNRIQGFIDKRDDLVDELNNLVGVKVVKGNDSYKIYLNNGICIINNNQKQNLIPLTSKSDDRYISVGYIDKDENRVKKIEDMIPSASLGALLKFRREELTNARNKIGQLTVNFADSINSYHTLGYDVFEHVGKQIFNISNPEIIASSTNHSSPITSAQWVSTSNSKDTDYILYFKNNNWNVRRLSDHTSVQPNIRRENNNLLITFDGLEFLIQGQNEDGDIYMIKPYSKTLEQLDLLIEENEPFSFSSANKINNQKKNVLVNHQETLDESYQKFSKSIAYKCNLLEEELPFKKNMIKILDDKKLSMSSDLEKDYQNLNYQQECYLANVKVLETAERIFNEIIECYS
- a CDS encoding flagellar basal body P-ring protein FlgI produces the protein MSKIISSLKFIIFLLISLSLPVYAEKIRDLTSIEGIRDNQLIGYGLIVGLDGTGDQSIQAPFTSQSLNNMLAQLGVSISPNTNMQLKNVAAVIVTANLPPFSHAGEQIDVFVSSIGNAKSLRGGTLLMTPLKGTDNQIYALAQGNILVSEKNNSIKKFNYIHVNQVNSGKIHRGATIEREIKNNFGKKNTINLQLNTEDFITAQRISDMINIKYPDTATPINSKTVQLNTSPNNDVQVHMLSNIQNIDISLPSQEAKVILNSRTGSIVVNQEVKLGTCVVSNGNISIIVHEIINKKRDLNFLKDFKKNIKKESYSEDIINQNYMENISLNQKNLNNIVRALNILGSTTSELMSILQSMKSAGCLNAKLEII
- the rluC gene encoding 23S rRNA pseudouridine(955/2504/2580) synthase RluC, whose product is MKYKTLPVSIIYINEDMMNQRIDNFMHNRFKNVPKSMIYRIIRTGKIRINKKRIQPYYKLNIGDILRIPPIKISYNFKNNIFPLKDAEILLNSILYEDNDLLIINKPSGIAVHGGSGFNFGVIEYFRKLRPLNKFLELVHRIDRETSGVLILAKKRTCLTSLHEQLREKKIKKEYLALVHGLWPIHRKKIVNSLLKTKLQNKQKKVLIDPLGKPSETYFKIKKQFSSSTLLSIIPKTGRTHQIRVHTAHIGHPIIFDKRYGESYLDINIKNKININRLLLHSAAIHFIHPNNGKKICIQAPLDETFKSFLNNIV